Proteins encoded together in one Lathyrus oleraceus cultivar Zhongwan6 chromosome 5, CAAS_Psat_ZW6_1.0, whole genome shotgun sequence window:
- the LOC127086837 gene encoding vesicle-associated protein 4-2, translating to MEVESEKPGSDGKVWNFCRMPFWQTSHNPSSSSTTTTSSSTSYMHNVHQQSQSVHSIDRSIPQSSATVSSVAKSLLPTRRRLRLDPPNKLYFPYEPGKQVRSAITIKNTCKSHVAFKFQTTAPKSCYMRPPGGILSPGESIIATVFKFVEPPENNEKPTDQKSKVKFKIMSLKVQGEMDYVPELFEEQRDQVAVEQILRVVFLDPDRNSPAMDKLKRQLAEAEAALEARKKPPEETGPRVAGEGLVIDEWKERRERYLAKQQVEGVVVDSV from the exons ATGGAGGTGGAGAGTGAAAAGCCAGGATCTGATGGAAAAGTTTGGAACTTTTGTAGAATGCCGTTTTGGCAAACGAGTCACAatccttcatcttcatcaactaCTACTACTTCTTCATCTACATCTTACATGCATAATGTTCATCAACAAAGCCAGAGTGTTCATTCTATTGACAGATCTATTCCTCAATCTTCAGCTACGGTTTCATCTGTGGCTAAATCTTTGCTTCCTACAAGGAGAAGGCTTCGTCTTGATCCTCCCAACAAGCTCTATTTTCCTT ATGAACCTGGTAAGCAAGTTAGGAGTGCAATCACAATTAAAAACACTTGCAAGTCTCATGTAGCTTTCAAG TTTCAAACAACTGCGCCTAAAAGTTGTTACATGCGCCCTCCGGGCGGCATTCTTTCACCTGGTGAAAGTATAATTGCCACTG TGTTCAAGTTCGTTGAACCACCGGAGAACAATGAGAAACCAACTGATCAAAAAAGCAAGGTTAAGTTCAAAATCATGAGCCTAAAAGTGCAAGGTGAAATGGACTATGTGCCTGAGCTG TTCGAAGAGCAAAGAGATCAAGTAGCTGTAGAGCAAATTCTTCGGGTTGTTTTTCTTGACCCTGACCGAAACAGCCCG GCCATGGATAAGCTTAAACGTCAGTTAGCTGAGGCGGAGGCTGCATTGGAAGCACGAAAGAAACCGCCAGAGGAGACCGGTCCACGAGTTGCTGGAGAGGGACTTGTTATAGATGAATGG AAAGAAAGAAGGGAAAGATACTTGGCAAAGCAGCAGGTTGAAGGTGTTGTTGTTGATTCAGTGTAA